The Flavobacterium marginilacus genome window below encodes:
- a CDS encoding IS4 family transposase yields MSANCCFSAQDKTVLCIQDTSEVNLYNHKNRVKKDEFIGLTNAATKGGIGFLLHPSFVIDAYSFVPYGFSDVKIWNRPLEKLTKKERNYNLLPIEEKESYKWIESSQKSKEVLEKSKKVIIIQDREGDIYEQFAMIPDQKTELLVRARANRTLLNKVKLFSFIANEPLKGKYTIELEGDKRRNINKREATLEVRFSEVTIQKNDLVSKNAPKSLDLYIIEAKEIGDNIDNPICWRLLTTIKVLDLDTALKCIEWYTCRWIIEEVFRILKKEGFNIEASELGSAKSIRKLSLMMMETIVKLFLMQIAYSIPEEEIEARSCFSDQELECLEYQMIKLEGKTEKLKNPHIQKDLKRYVWVIARLGGWKGYASGRKPGITTFSIGIQKFASIMEGWQLFLDVSTR; encoded by the coding sequence ATGTCAGCAAACTGCTGTTTTTCAGCTCAAGACAAAACAGTTTTATGTATACAGGACACAAGTGAGGTCAATTTATATAATCATAAAAACAGAGTTAAAAAAGACGAATTTATAGGATTGACTAATGCTGCAACAAAAGGAGGAATTGGATTTTTACTGCATCCTAGTTTCGTTATAGATGCTTATAGTTTTGTTCCGTATGGCTTTTCAGATGTAAAAATATGGAACAGGCCTTTAGAGAAACTTACAAAAAAGGAAAGGAATTATAATTTGCTTCCAATTGAAGAAAAGGAATCTTATAAATGGATAGAATCTTCCCAAAAATCCAAGGAAGTTTTAGAGAAATCAAAAAAAGTCATCATCATTCAGGATCGAGAAGGTGATATTTATGAGCAATTTGCAATGATTCCAGATCAAAAGACGGAATTATTGGTAAGAGCAAGAGCAAACAGAACGCTACTAAACAAGGTTAAATTGTTTAGTTTTATAGCCAATGAACCTCTTAAAGGGAAATATACGATAGAATTAGAAGGTGATAAAAGAAGAAATATAAACAAACGGGAAGCTACCTTAGAAGTTAGATTTTCTGAAGTAACTATCCAAAAAAATGATTTAGTTTCAAAGAATGCGCCCAAAAGCCTTGATTTATATATCATCGAAGCAAAAGAAATTGGCGATAACATTGATAATCCAATATGCTGGAGATTACTAACAACCATTAAAGTCTTAGACCTAGACACAGCCTTAAAATGTATCGAATGGTATACTTGTAGATGGATTATAGAAGAGGTTTTTAGAATTCTAAAAAAGGAAGGATTTAATATAGAAGCAAGCGAATTAGGTTCTGCAAAATCTATTCGAAAATTGTCTTTAATGATGATGGAGACAATTGTCAAACTATTTTTAATGCAAATAGCATATAGTATTCCAGAGGAAGAAATAGAAGCGAGAAGTTGTTTTTCAGATCAAGAACTTGAATGTTTAGAATATCAAATGATAAAATTAGAAGGAAAAACAGAAAAATTAAAAAATCCTCATATCCAAAAGGATTTAAAAAGATATGTTTGGGTTATTGCAAGGCTTGGTGGATGGAAAGGATATGCAAGTGGGAGAAAACCAGGAATAACCACTTTCTCTATCGGAATACAGAAATTTGCTTCAATAATGGAGGGATGGCAATTGTTTTTAGATGTGTCCACACGGTAG
- a CDS encoding ISAon1 family transposase: MDNSATDCHTIGRFFGVNGKKLQRQYKKHLSSFNTWAPREHAHQWILYPENIGTHLSIDEVALSQGELYTIVTNKKFKGKQGCLVAIIAGTKADKVIEHISKIDYKKRSGVQEITLDMANSMKLISKKCFPKAIQVTDRFHVQKLALEAMQEIRIKHRWEAMDLENQLIMQAKKENKTFIQELLPNGDSLKQLLARSRYVLYKSREKWTEHQNERAQLLFELYPDIKKAYGLSQQLRGIYNNNNDKHVAMTKLAHWYRNVEESGFKNFNILLNTVTINYQTILNYFDNRSTNASAESFNAKIKAFRSQFRGVRKIDFFLFRLSNIFA; the protein is encoded by the coding sequence ATAGATAACAGCGCCACCGACTGCCATACCATCGGAAGGTTTTTCGGGGTCAACGGAAAAAAACTTCAAAGACAGTATAAAAAACACCTGAGCTCCTTTAATACCTGGGCTCCACGAGAACATGCCCATCAATGGATTCTTTACCCTGAAAACATAGGTACACACTTATCGATTGATGAAGTAGCTTTGTCTCAAGGAGAGCTTTACACCATTGTAACCAACAAGAAGTTCAAAGGCAAACAAGGTTGCTTAGTGGCTATTATTGCTGGAACAAAGGCAGATAAAGTCATAGAACACATTAGTAAGATTGATTATAAAAAAAGAAGTGGTGTTCAAGAGATAACACTGGACATGGCTAATTCTATGAAACTGATCTCCAAAAAATGCTTCCCAAAAGCAATACAGGTCACTGACAGATTCCATGTTCAAAAATTAGCATTAGAAGCCATGCAAGAAATCAGAATCAAACATCGCTGGGAAGCTATGGATCTTGAGAATCAATTGATAATGCAAGCCAAAAAAGAGAATAAAACATTTATACAGGAGCTCTTGCCTAATGGAGATTCCTTAAAACAGCTTTTGGCAAGAAGCAGATATGTACTTTATAAATCTCGCGAAAAATGGACTGAGCACCAAAATGAGAGAGCGCAATTGTTATTTGAATTATATCCAGATATAAAGAAAGCTTACGGTTTGAGTCAACAACTTCGAGGTATTTACAATAACAACAACGACAAGCACGTTGCGATGACAAAACTAGCACATTGGTACAGGAATGTAGAAGAATCAGGGTTTAAAAACTTTAATATATTACTCAATACGGTAACTATTAACTATCAGACAATTTTAAACTACTTTGATAACAGGAGTACCAATGCTTCTGCAGAATCTTTTAATGCCAAAATAAAAGCATTTAGAAGTCAGTTTAGAGGTGTAAGAAAGATAGATTTCTTTCTATTCAGATTATCTAATATTTTTGCCTAA
- a CDS encoding ISAon1 family transposase N-terminal region protein — protein sequence MTSIDLLKFMLPDFLVDHFEVVSANETQEILHLYFEEKAKAPKEFDTLELVSKGFVDEITIQDFPLRGKFVYLHIKRRRWTNKTNGEILKRDWTLVAKGTRMTQEFAAFLKEINR from the coding sequence ATGACTTCTATAGATCTTTTGAAATTTATGCTGCCTGATTTTTTAGTTGACCACTTTGAGGTGGTTTCTGCTAATGAAACTCAGGAGATATTGCACCTATACTTTGAAGAAAAAGCTAAAGCTCCTAAAGAGTTTGATACACTTGAATTAGTATCAAAGGGATTTGTGGATGAAATTACCATTCAGGATTTCCCTCTACGAGGTAAGTTTGTGTATTTACATATCAAAAGACGTCGTTGGACTAATAAAACCAATGGAGAAATCCTTAAAAGAGATTGGACTTTAGTTGCTAAAGGAACCCGCATGACTCAAGAGTTTGCGGCTTTTTTAAAAGAAATCAATAGATAA
- a CDS encoding sensor histidine kinase: MHQSFKIYNQIFIRLIIILLGTGFAIFIFLNRLIFTSLFIFFIDIMLIVEMHFYVKNVFSIYDKTISSILQNDFTADYSKHRSYNIYPDLFHLYENLKNKEKERVSKDIVYRSILNNIESGIIILQKKENDWDIFLMNNYFSRHFNVPKVSKWKYLKNLLPTLCAIIEEQNFQEIKTALEIRVNQQDNQTFALQTSRSEIYNQDYFIVLLDSIQNVIEKKEKEAWINLMKVISHELLNSITPIRSLSQNLQDLVQQETISEDDLDDIKNSVATMLRRSDHLQQFVENYRKLAMLPSPRKKKISLQQLIENSFQIMNPLFKKEQIEVINTVSFNHWLQIDAQQIEQVLINLFTNCIFALKEISKKEITISAEVKEKRTFIQISDNGKGIEKEIESKIFLPFFTTRKEGAGIGLTLSKNITESHGGYLAYRKNEDGKTTFVICLVDQ, translated from the coding sequence ATGCATCAGTCTTTCAAAATATACAACCAGATTTTTATTCGATTGATTATTATTCTTTTGGGGACAGGTTTTGCAATTTTTATTTTTCTAAACCGCTTGATTTTTACTTCATTATTCATATTTTTTATCGATATCATGCTTATTGTAGAAATGCATTTTTATGTCAAAAATGTATTTTCCATTTATGACAAAACAATTAGCTCAATCCTGCAGAATGATTTTACAGCCGATTATTCGAAACACAGGTCATATAACATCTATCCCGATTTATTTCATTTGTATGAAAATTTAAAAAACAAGGAAAAAGAACGAGTTTCAAAAGATATTGTTTATCGTTCGATTCTAAACAATATTGAAAGCGGAATTATTATTCTTCAAAAAAAAGAAAATGATTGGGATATCTTTTTAATGAATAATTATTTCTCCAGGCATTTTAATGTGCCGAAAGTTTCAAAATGGAAATACCTGAAAAACCTGTTGCCTACATTATGTGCAATAATTGAAGAACAGAATTTCCAAGAAATAAAAACAGCATTAGAAATCCGTGTGAATCAGCAGGATAATCAGACTTTTGCATTGCAGACCTCCAGAAGCGAGATTTACAATCAGGATTATTTTATTGTTTTACTGGATTCAATTCAGAATGTAATTGAGAAAAAAGAAAAAGAAGCATGGATAAATTTGATGAAAGTGATTTCTCATGAACTTCTGAATTCAATCACTCCGATTCGATCACTTTCGCAAAATCTGCAGGATCTGGTACAGCAGGAAACAATTTCGGAAGATGATTTGGATGATATAAAGAATAGTGTTGCCACAATGCTGAGACGAAGCGATCACTTACAGCAATTTGTAGAAAACTATCGAAAACTGGCTATGCTGCCTTCACCAAGAAAGAAAAAGATAAGCCTGCAGCAATTGATTGAAAACAGTTTCCAGATTATGAATCCTTTATTCAAAAAGGAACAAATTGAAGTTATAAATACAGTTTCTTTTAATCATTGGCTCCAGATAGATGCACAGCAGATAGAACAGGTTTTAATTAATCTTTTTACAAATTGCATTTTTGCGCTGAAAGAAATTTCAAAAAAAGAGATTACAATTTCGGCAGAAGTCAAAGAAAAAAGAACCTTCATTCAAATTTCAGATAATGGAAAAGGAATCGAAAAAGAAATTGAGAGCAAAATATTCCTGCCATTCTTTACAACACGCAAAGAGGGAGCTGGAATTGGCTTAACTTTATCCAAAAATATTACCGAATCACATGGCGGTTATCTTGCTTATCGAAAAAATGAAGATGGCAAAACTACTTTTGTAATTTGTTTGGTTGATCAGTAA